One genomic segment of Sorex araneus isolate mSorAra2 chromosome X, mSorAra2.pri, whole genome shotgun sequence includes these proteins:
- the HAAO gene encoding 3-hydroxyanthranilate 3,4-dioxygenase: MQHPVPVKSWVEANRHFFLPPVCNKLLHQEQLKVMFVGGPNTRKDFHIEEGEEVFYQLQGHMVLKVLERGQHRDVVIRQGEIFLLPAGVPHSPQRFADTVGLVIERRRLETELDGLRYYVGDSTDVLFEKWFYCEDLGTQLVPIIQEFFSSEQYRTGKPIPAQLRPEPPFALSTRAVMKPMSLEVWLDEHRGPLQAGTPLSLFGDTYETQVLVLGQGRGEWPGRDVDVWLWQLEGSSVVTVGGQRLGLATDDSLLVPAGTTYSWERARGSLALAVTQDPANKKPLG, from the exons ATGCAGCACCCCGTGCCGGTGAAGAGCTGGGTGGAGGCGAACCGCCACTTCTTCCTGCCTCCTGTCTGCAACAAGCTGCT GCACCAGGAGCAGCTCAAGGTCATGTTCGTGGGGGGCCCCAACACCAGGAAGGATTTCCACAtcgaggagggggaggag GTGTTCTACCAGCTGCAGGGCCACATGGTTCTCAAGGTGCTGGAGCGGGGCCAACACCGGGACGTGGTCATCCGCCAGGGGGAG ATATTCCTGCTGCCCGCGGGGGTCCCCCACTCTCCGCAGAGGTTTGCGGACACGGTGGGGCTGGTGATCGAGCGGCGGAGGCTGGAAACGGAGCTGGACGGGCTAAG GTACTACGTGGGTGACAGCACGGACGTCCTGTTTGAGAAGTGGTTCTACTGTGAGGACCTCGGCACCCAGCTGGTGCCCATCATCCAGGA GTTCTTCAGTTCGGAGCAGTACCGCACAGGGAAGCCCATCCCGG CCCAGCTGCGCCCAGAGCCGCCCTTTGCCCTGAGTACACGCGCTGTCATGAAGCCCATGTCCCTGGAGGTCTGGCTGGACGAGCACCGCGGGCCGCTGCAGGCGGGCACGCCCCTCAGCCTGTTCGGGGACACCTATGAGACACAG GTGCTGGTCCTGGGACAAGGCCGTGGCGAGTGGCCCGGACGGGACGTGGACGTGTGGCTGTGGCAGCTG GAGGGCTCCTCCGTGGTGACCGTGGGGGGACAGCGCCTCGGGCTGGCCACGGACGACAGCCTCCTGGTGCCGGCCGGGACCAC GTACTCCTGGGAGAGGGCGCGCGGCTCCCTGGCGCTCGCAGTGACGCAGGACCCAGCCAACAAGAAGCCCCTGGGGTGa